One window of Populus nigra chromosome 5, ddPopNigr1.1, whole genome shotgun sequence genomic DNA carries:
- the LOC133694064 gene encoding chlorophyllase-1, chloroplastic-like, which translates to MHRKKMETRLVFLLAALLATVLLEYKPVLPTLASEADHSVLAEVSVFETGNFHPIQSDVGTSSSCSPPRSLLIFRPEEKGTYPVILFHHGTGCQNSWYTDVFKFISSHGYIVVAPQLYGLMPPSGQVELDLAAEVANWLPSGLRCVLPEDIEGDMHNLALAGHSRGGYIAFALALGLADVSLDVDFSALIGVDPVAGTSKTNQMEPKILNYESCSFNFSIPVAIIGTGLGNKPAFPILPQTCAPDGVSHTEIFNECKPPCSHFVTTDYGHMDVLDDDIGLIGEGARAMCKGSRWGVSRDPMRRTVGGVSVAFLEAFFKGNYTDYNKILQKPNYFAPATLDPVQNKSEGTSCSSLSAMSVDEL; encoded by the exons ATGCACAGAAAGAAAATGGAAACACGCTTGGTATTTCTTTTAGCAGCGTTGTTGGCAACAGTACTGCTGGAATATAAACCTGTTTTGCCAACACTAGCGTCTGAAGCTGATCACTCTGTTTTGGCAGAAGTTAGTGTTTTCGAAACAGGAAATTTTCACCCAATACAATCTGATGTAGGAACATCCTCTAGCTGTTCACCTCCTAGATCCTTGTTGATTTTTAGGCCAGAAGAAAAGGGCACGTATCCTGTCATCTTGTTTCACCACGGCACAGGCTGCCAAAACTCTTGGTACACTGATGTTTTCAAATTCATCTCTTCTCATGGATACATAGTGGTCGCACCGCAG TTATACGGATTGATGCCACCTAGCGGACAAGTCGAGCTTGACTTGGCAGCAGAAGTGGCAAACTGGTTACCCTCAGGTCTCCGGTGTGTGCTACCTGAAGATATTGAAGGGGACATGCACAACCTCGCTCTTGCAGGCCACAGTAGGGGTGGATACATTGCATTTGCTCTTGCACTTGGGCTTGCCGATGTTTCCTTAGACGTTGACTTTTCAGCGCTGATAGGAGTAGACCCCGTTGCGGGGACTTCCAAAACTAATCAGATGGAGCCCAAAATACTCAATTACGAATCTTGCTCTTTTAACTTTTCGATTCCTGTCGCCATAATTGGTACTGGGTTAGGCAATAAGCCAGCCTTCCCCATCTTACCGCAGACGTGTGCTCCAGATGGGGTGAGCCACACGGAGATTTTCAATGAGTGCAAACCTCCATGTAGCCATTTTGTTACTACAGACTATGGCCACATGGACGTTTTAGATGACGATATAGGTCTAATTGGGGAAGGAGCCCGTGCGATGTGCAAGGGGTCTCGGTGGGGGGTTAGCAGGGATCCCATGAGAAGAACTGTAGGTGGCGTTTCTGTCGCCTTTTTAGAGGCTTTCTTCAAAGGCAACTACACGGACTACAACAAAATTCTGCAAAAACCTAATTATTTTGCTCCTGCAACACTTGATCCAGTCCAGAACAAAAGTGAAGGGACATCGTGCTCAAGTTTATCTGCTATGTCCGTTGATGAACTCTAG